DNA sequence from the Acidobacteriota bacterium genome:
TCCACCGGCTGACGATCACCGCGGTAAACACCGAAGCGAAGATACCGATGGACAGGGTGACGGCGAAGCCGCGAATCGGGCCGGTTCCGAACTGGAACAGGAACAGTGAGGCGATCAGGGTGGTGATGTTGGCGTCCAGAATGGACGACAAGGCCTTACCGAAACCGGCGTCGATGGCCGACCGGATGGTCCGTCCCACCCGCAGCTCTTCTCGGATGCGCTCGAACACCAGCACGTTCGCGTCGACCGCCATACCGATGGTCAGGATGATGCCGGCAATGCCCGGCAGGGTCAGGGTCGCACCGAAATAGGCCAGGGCTCCGAACACCAGGATCACATCGAGCACCAGCACGACGATGGCGTTGATGCCGGTGAAGCGGTAGACCACCAGCATGATCAGGATCACCAGGGCGCCGCCGACGAGACCCGCCCGCAAGCCCTTCTTGATCGAATCGCGACCGAGGGACGGACCGACGGTGCGTTCCTCGAGGTAGGTGATGCCGGCCGGCAGAGCGCCGGTGCGCAGCACCATCGACAGATCCTCGACCTCCTGCTGGGTGAAGTTGCCCTCGATCACGCCGCTGTCGCTGATCCGGCTGTTGATCACCGGCGCCGTCACCACCTTGCCGTCGAGCACGATCGCCAAACCACGCCCGACGTTGGCGCCGGTGGCTTCGCCGAAGCGATCCGCGCCGTCCGCCTTGAAGGTGAAGTTGACCACCGGCTCCTGATACTGGCCGAGAGTCGGCCGGGCGTTCTTGAGATCGCGGCCGGTCACCACGCTCTTCGATTCGACGGCAAACCACTCCAGCGGCTGGCCCCGTTCGTCGCGCTCCGCACCTTCCATGATTTCGACGCCGGCAGGAATCTGACCGCCGTAGTTTTGCAGCACCGCCTCGCGGCTCGAGACACCGGTGCCGCCTTGGCGCGGGAACTCGGTGAAGCGGAATTCCAGGAAGGCGGTGCGCTTGATCAACTCGCGCACGCGGTCTTGATCGTCAACGCCCGGAAGCTGCACCACCAGCCGGTCCGTATCGCCAAGCGGGGTGATGGTGGGCTCCGTCACACCGAAGGCGTCCACCCGATTGCGGATCGTCTC
Encoded proteins:
- the secD gene encoding protein translocase subunit SecD, whose protein sequence is MNRSLLIRGGLILLVVALAVFSAFPVDERIRLGLDLQGGMYLVLQVQTEDAVGSEIDKDIERLVSLAEDRDLPELQVAKVDDRNFRVSGVTAETVDTLREIVDGFRNSVGAAAWDSSRSGGDLTFTMTNANVRDIERLSVRQALETIRNRVDAFGVTEPTITPLGDTDRLVVQLPGVDDQDRVRELIKRTAFLEFRFTEFPRQGGTGVSSREAVLQNYGGQIPAGVEIMEGAERDERGQPLEWFAVESKSVVTGRDLKNARPTLGQYQEPVVNFTFKADGADRFGEATGANVGRGLAIVLDGKVVTAPVINSRISDSGVIEGNFTQQEVEDLSMVLRTGALPAGITYLEERTVGPSLGRDSIKKGLRAGLVGGALVILIMLVVYRFTGINAIVVLVLDVILVFGALAYFGATLTLPGIAGIILTIGMAVDANVLVFERIREELRVGRTIRSAIDAGFGKALSSILDANITTLIASLFLFQFGTGPIRGFAVTLSIGIFASVFTAVIVSRWIFDLIYSRRKRVERLSI